A part of Pseudoalteromonas arctica A 37-1-2 genomic DNA contains:
- a CDS encoding valine--pyruvate transaminase: MNYSNFGTKFTQPNGITQLMEDLGGAKNSNNPNIVMLGGGNPALVPQVNEVFLSELQKLVVSNKVSQVFGLYDGPTGNDEFRAALAGQLSKEYAWDISADNVALGNGSQANFFVLFNMLAGEMPDGSHKKILFPLAPEYIGYADQGLSADMFVAIKPDIEILNTGSASKQFKYVIDFKAVEKVLANDSSISALCVSRPTNPTGNVITDDEVKHLDLLAKQYGIPLIIDNAYGDPFPGCIYTDANLTWNSNIILCMSLSKLGLPGLRSGIVVANNEIIKAIGRVNGSMVLSPNSIGPSLVTRLINDNELLPLCRNVVLPFYRNKAHIAIELFDEVFAELPVYLHKVEGAFFMWLWFNDAKMTSEVLYQKLKKQDVYVIPGHNFFIGIDDSWAHKHECIRINYATDADTLKKGLEAIKNLIK; the protein is encoded by the coding sequence ATGAACTACTCAAACTTTGGCACTAAATTCACACAACCCAACGGCATTACTCAGTTAATGGAAGATTTAGGTGGTGCTAAAAACAGCAACAATCCTAATATTGTTATGCTTGGTGGCGGTAACCCCGCATTAGTACCACAAGTAAATGAGGTTTTTTTAAGTGAATTACAAAAACTCGTTGTCAGTAATAAGGTATCGCAAGTATTTGGCCTTTACGACGGCCCAACCGGTAACGACGAGTTTAGAGCGGCATTAGCAGGCCAGCTAAGTAAAGAGTATGCATGGGATATTAGCGCCGATAACGTAGCACTTGGTAATGGCAGTCAAGCTAACTTTTTTGTGTTGTTTAATATGTTGGCAGGCGAAATGCCGGATGGCAGCCATAAAAAGATTTTATTTCCCCTTGCGCCAGAGTACATAGGTTATGCCGATCAAGGCTTATCGGCTGATATGTTTGTTGCCATAAAGCCTGATATCGAAATTTTAAATACAGGTAGTGCATCAAAACAGTTTAAATACGTAATTGATTTTAAAGCAGTTGAAAAAGTACTAGCAAACGACAGCAGCATAAGCGCGCTGTGCGTATCACGCCCTACTAACCCAACAGGTAATGTAATTACTGACGATGAAGTAAAACACCTTGATTTGCTCGCTAAGCAATATGGTATTCCACTCATTATTGATAACGCGTACGGCGATCCGTTCCCAGGTTGTATTTACACCGACGCAAACCTAACGTGGAACTCAAACATTATTTTATGTATGTCACTTTCAAAACTTGGCCTACCGGGTTTACGCAGCGGTATTGTGGTTGCAAACAATGAGATTATTAAAGCAATTGGCCGCGTAAATGGCAGCATGGTGTTATCGCCAAATAGTATTGGTCCAAGCTTAGTGACACGCTTAATTAACGACAACGAACTACTCCCACTGTGCCGCAACGTTGTACTGCCCTTTTATCGTAATAAAGCACACATAGCGATTGAGTTGTTTGATGAAGTATTTGCCGAATTGCCTGTTTATTTGCACAAAGTTGAAGGCGCATTTTTTATGTGGCTGTGGTTTAACGATGCAAAAATGACAAGCGAGGTGTTGTATCAAAAGCTTAAAAAGCAAGACGTGTATGTGATCCCAGGTCACAACTTTTTTATCGGCATTGACGACAGCTGGGCGCACAAGCACGAGTGTATTCGTATTAACTATGCTACCGATGCAGATACCCTAAAAAAAGGCTTAGAAGCGATTAAAAACCTAATAAAGTAA
- a CDS encoding PQQ-dependent sugar dehydrogenase — MLKTTWLSQLKIKLFSYTSYASKGLPRKQCISFFTLLSLFSFSVNADVALPKEQYSTKTLATQLQSPWSMVELPNGTWLITERDGHVVIVKNNVQSRVKLNLTGLYVAGQGGLLDIVLSPDYNNSKEIIFTYAQGDASANRLVVAKATFNGTDFSKPNVIYKVATNKNTPQHYAGRALVLPGNTLLVSTGDGFDFREQAQVITSQLGKILRINLDGTIPTDNPFINHKNLNAHAVYSLGHRNPQGLVYDYDTQQIVSNEHGPAGGDELNYLTAGTNYGWPVITYGKDYSQARISPFTEYKGMQKPSVNWTPSIAPSGMAYYGSKHAAFPSLQQHVLITTLVDKKLYSVNLASSQFTQSHVFPEAAGRLRDVFITDKGNVAVLTDDKEAKLMLMTAN, encoded by the coding sequence GTGTTAAAAACGACATGGTTATCTCAACTTAAAATAAAGCTTTTCTCTTATACTAGTTATGCTAGCAAAGGCTTGCCCCGTAAACAATGTATCTCCTTTTTTACTTTGCTTTCGCTTTTTTCGTTTTCTGTTAATGCAGATGTTGCGCTACCAAAGGAGCAATACAGTACAAAAACACTGGCTACGCAATTACAGTCTCCGTGGAGCATGGTTGAACTACCAAACGGCACATGGTTAATTACAGAGCGTGATGGCCACGTAGTTATAGTTAAAAACAACGTGCAATCAAGAGTAAAATTAAACCTAACAGGTTTATACGTAGCAGGCCAAGGTGGTTTACTCGACATTGTGTTATCACCAGATTATAACAACTCCAAAGAAATTATTTTTACTTATGCCCAAGGTGATGCAAGCGCAAACAGGCTTGTTGTTGCCAAAGCCACGTTTAATGGCACTGACTTTTCAAAGCCTAACGTTATTTATAAAGTAGCGACTAATAAAAACACACCGCAACATTACGCAGGACGCGCCCTTGTCCTACCCGGCAATACGTTATTAGTTTCAACGGGCGATGGGTTTGATTTTAGAGAGCAAGCACAGGTTATCACCAGCCAACTTGGTAAAATATTACGTATAAACCTAGATGGCACCATTCCAACAGATAACCCATTTATTAATCACAAAAACCTAAATGCACATGCTGTTTACTCACTTGGTCATCGTAACCCTCAAGGCTTAGTTTATGATTACGATACGCAGCAAATTGTTAGCAACGAACACGGCCCTGCAGGCGGTGACGAGCTAAACTACTTAACCGCTGGCACTAATTATGGCTGGCCGGTAATCACCTATGGCAAAGATTACTCGCAAGCGCGTATTTCACCATTTACCGAATATAAAGGCATGCAAAAACCAAGTGTTAATTGGACGCCATCAATAGCGCCATCAGGCATGGCGTATTACGGCTCTAAACATGCAGCCTTCCCTTCGTTACAGCAACATGTGCTTATCACTACCCTTGTTGATAAAAAGCTCTACAGCGTTAATCTGGCAAGTAGTCAATTTACGCAGTCTCACGTATTTCCAGAAGCGGCAGGCAGGTTAAGAGATGTGTTTATAACTGATAAAGGTAACGTCGCAGTATTAACAGACGATAAAGAGGCAAAGCTAATGTTGATGACAGCAAACTAA
- a CDS encoding endonuclease/exonuclease/phosphatase family protein codes for MFNYLEPPNAYYEFEKIYTAQQWAKKQRWIVDYLTEHTPDVIGFQEVFSIDSLKELVGGQGYNYFAVVDTPEVIDDFIYKRPVVAIASKYPIVEVAAVEHDSELASTLGLNSEFTFSRKVLRATVTLPHIGNTDCYVVHFKSKRPMINVDEHNKELAPEQNIIEILKANVAGGWGSTIQRGSEATLLMMQMITRREATQQPMLLMGDFNNELADGVLSHLLTSTLRFAPAFDAKTYLAKYCLNDSWDLFVKSQLSNNEVFSDEAITNDVQSDCDSNNSEIVDSADKSQVKNINITKTAPLRPPTHYYGASSSVLDYILLSCEFDASYDDSFFEVSAYNTYDRHLINPEYERDDLTTDHGVVLVSLKLRS; via the coding sequence CTGTTTAACTATCTTGAGCCACCCAATGCATACTATGAGTTTGAGAAAATTTATACCGCGCAGCAGTGGGCTAAAAAGCAGCGTTGGATTGTTGATTACTTAACAGAGCATACCCCTGATGTGATTGGTTTTCAGGAAGTGTTTAGTATTGATTCGTTAAAAGAGCTAGTGGGCGGGCAAGGCTATAATTACTTTGCAGTAGTTGATACACCCGAGGTGATTGATGACTTTATTTATAAACGCCCCGTGGTAGCAATTGCCTCTAAATACCCGATAGTTGAGGTAGCAGCGGTTGAACACGATAGTGAGCTTGCAAGTACGCTTGGCCTTAATAGTGAGTTTACTTTTAGTCGTAAGGTATTGAGAGCGACCGTTACTTTACCGCACATAGGCAATACTGATTGTTATGTGGTGCATTTTAAATCTAAGCGCCCAATGATTAATGTTGATGAACACAACAAAGAGCTAGCGCCCGAGCAAAACATAATTGAGATTTTAAAAGCAAATGTAGCGGGTGGGTGGGGCTCAACTATTCAGCGTGGCAGTGAAGCTACATTGCTAATGATGCAAATGATTACTCGCCGCGAAGCTACGCAGCAACCCATGCTATTAATGGGGGACTTTAATAATGAACTTGCGGATGGCGTATTAAGCCATTTACTGACGAGTACGCTACGCTTTGCTCCTGCGTTTGATGCTAAAACCTACTTAGCAAAATATTGTTTAAATGATTCATGGGATTTGTTTGTTAAGTCGCAGCTAAGTAATAATGAGGTTTTTAGCGATGAAGCAATAACAAACGATGTACAAAGTGATTGTGATAGCAATAACAGCGAGATTGTTGATTCAGCAGATAAAAGCCAAGTAAAAAATATAAATATAACAAAGACAGCACCGTTAAGGCCGCCAACACATTATTATGGCGCGAGCAGCTCTGTGCTTGATTACATTTTATTGTCGTGTGAGTTTGACGCTAGCTACGATGACAGCTTTTTTGAAGTAAGCGCTTATAACACTTACGACAGGCACTTAATAAACCCCGAGTATGAGCGTGATGATTTAACTACCGACCACGGTGTTGTATTGGTTTCCCTTAAACTAAGAAGCTAG
- a CDS encoding Nramp family divalent metal transporter, which produces MRLGPGLLVTAAFIGPGTITTASVAGANFGFALIWTLLFSVVATILLQSMAARLGVATGQDLAQALRAHIQTPLFKSLAIFLVISAIGVGSAAYEAGNLSGASMGLIEIFPQVSPQLWTPLIAFFSAALLYSGKHKVVENALILLVILMSLVFISTLVMAAPSLGDVFAGFIPSIPEGSITTILALVGTTIVPYNLFLHSGVLAARHDSNSDMQKVIKQTNVDTGLSITLGGVITLAILSTASVAFYGTDAGQISAANMAVQLEPLLGDAAHYFFAIGLFAAGLTSAITAPLAGAYAVCGMLGWSNDMGNTRFKGVAIVILLFGAAVASLGLDPVAVIIFAQAANGLLLPIVSTYLVWLVNQKGVMGNYTNSLVLNLVTLPVLILIFGLSSYKLISLIF; this is translated from the coding sequence ATGCGATTAGGACCAGGACTACTCGTCACCGCTGCCTTCATTGGACCAGGGACTATTACTACCGCCAGCGTGGCAGGTGCAAACTTTGGTTTTGCACTTATATGGACATTACTGTTTTCAGTAGTTGCCACTATATTATTACAATCTATGGCGGCGCGCCTTGGCGTTGCTACCGGGCAAGATTTAGCTCAAGCGCTCAGAGCACATATTCAAACGCCTTTATTTAAATCTTTAGCTATATTTTTAGTCATTAGCGCCATTGGTGTGGGCAGTGCAGCTTATGAAGCGGGTAATTTAAGTGGCGCTAGCATGGGATTAATTGAAATATTCCCTCAAGTTAGTCCTCAACTATGGACACCACTTATTGCTTTTTTTAGTGCAGCTTTACTGTATAGCGGCAAACATAAAGTGGTTGAAAACGCGCTAATTTTACTCGTTATTTTAATGAGCTTAGTGTTTATCTCAACACTTGTAATGGCAGCCCCTTCACTGGGTGATGTATTTGCTGGTTTTATTCCTAGTATACCTGAGGGTTCGATTACAACCATACTAGCTTTAGTTGGCACTACCATTGTGCCGTATAACTTATTTTTACACTCCGGCGTACTCGCTGCTAGACACGACAGTAACAGCGACATGCAAAAAGTGATTAAACAAACAAATGTTGATACAGGCCTATCAATCACTTTAGGCGGTGTGATCACTTTAGCTATTTTATCTACAGCTTCAGTTGCATTTTATGGCACCGATGCGGGGCAAATTAGTGCGGCCAATATGGCCGTGCAGCTAGAGCCATTGCTTGGTGATGCCGCTCATTACTTTTTTGCTATTGGTTTATTTGCTGCAGGTTTAACAAGTGCTATTACAGCGCCACTTGCCGGTGCTTATGCTGTGTGTGGCATGTTAGGTTGGTCAAACGATATGGGTAACACGCGCTTTAAAGGCGTCGCTATTGTTATTTTATTGTTTGGTGCTGCTGTGGCGTCACTCGGTTTAGACCCTGTCGCGGTAATTATATTCGCGCAAGCGGCTAACGGGTTATTACTCCCTATTGTTAGCACCTACCTTGTATGGCTGGTTAATCAAAAAGGGGTTATGGGAAACTACACTAACTCTTTGGTGTTAAACCTGGTAACCCTACCCGTTTTAATCCTAATTTTTGGGCTAAGTAGCTACAAACTAATTAGTTTAATTTTTTAA
- a CDS encoding tyrosine-type recombinase/integrase, translating into MTPLRQRVIDEIRLRGYSPRTEESYINALAQLANYYDKSPDLINKEELEAYFRYVNLTQHLSRATIAVKLNAVNFLYKYVLQRSFSIDIVLPKKAHTIPILLTRDEVHRLFLNMASAQQKVMLCICYGCGLRISELLNLRVVDIEFSQDCLWVRAGKGNKDRRVILPKSAARRLNAYIAGFSLGSILFCTNWDKEKAIDAKTFSRGLKRAVTRAEITKNVSAHSLRHAYATHQIEAGMPLHQLQKQLGHTSIRTTERYLHWLPEMAHSSHDLMAAWEED; encoded by the coding sequence ATGACCCCATTAAGACAACGCGTCATAGACGAGATCCGTTTAAGAGGCTACTCACCACGTACCGAAGAATCTTATATAAATGCACTTGCTCAGTTAGCTAATTACTACGATAAATCGCCTGACTTAATTAATAAGGAAGAGCTTGAGGCGTATTTTAGGTATGTAAATCTAACACAGCACTTGTCGCGTGCAACGATTGCAGTAAAACTCAATGCCGTTAATTTTTTATATAAATATGTACTACAGCGCTCATTCAGCATTGATATCGTATTGCCTAAAAAGGCACACACAATACCGATATTATTAACACGAGATGAGGTTCATCGTCTGTTCTTAAATATGGCATCTGCACAGCAAAAAGTCATGCTTTGTATTTGCTATGGGTGTGGGCTCAGAATAAGTGAATTACTGAATTTACGGGTTGTTGATATTGAATTTAGCCAAGACTGCCTATGGGTTAGAGCAGGAAAAGGCAATAAAGACCGTCGTGTCATATTACCTAAAAGTGCAGCAAGGCGGTTAAACGCTTACATAGCAGGCTTTTCCCTTGGCAGTATACTGTTTTGTACCAACTGGGATAAAGAAAAAGCGATTGATGCAAAAACGTTTAGTCGTGGATTAAAACGTGCGGTAACGCGTGCTGAAATTACAAAAAATGTATCCGCGCATAGCTTGCGCCATGCTTATGCTACACATCAAATTGAAGCTGGTATGCCGCTTCATCAGTTACAAAAACAGCTCGGACATACGAGTATTCGTACGACAGAGCGTTATTTGCATTGGTTGCCAGAGATGGCACATAGTAGCCATGATTTAATGGCTGCGTGGGAGGAGGATTAA
- a CDS encoding peptidase U32 family protein: protein MSRKIELLAPGGDVNAVKAAIVAGANAVYCGLDTFNARNRASNLSFDELNGALRLAHEYGCEIFLTLNVVILEHEMGALFKLLNQLVNTTLDGIIVQDLGLFNIVKKHFPTLHIHASTQLTTHNESQVEFLARIGATRVNLSRELNLTEIKILTDVAHKCDVLTEVFVHGALCIAFSGQCYSSSVSVGNSGNRGRCSQACRDEYEPTAMGNKHPLNLKDNSAYFDLPELVAAGVDSLKVEGRIKGANYVHTVIDSWRKQIDTFVQTGNLIEDDSSLYKVFNRNFTNKFLTGDMTKNMFTDNPRDHSFDHANEKNNAISVVQIYDAQQELSTQKSEIDSLVKKKIEFLDISKRELTLEFTGQLNQPFTVNIIIEDKNDITLSNKNEKEPLRFEVQSQMPMQTADKSVVDIAAIDKRFKSFSNANFEIKNMDYSNLGNNLSIPFKELARIKKQVAFLLNEGKDVLAPVELPKLVNHEKADKNKTTLSILISDIKDVHLCDLTDGDVYFKLPESFRTDNDKYINVFLEHPQLIPWFPAVLIGKDFEEAVRLLEVVKPKLIISNNTGVAFKAVQMGLDWIAGPLLNTTNSYALLTLQEDLNAKGAFISNEINKPQMRNIKRPNNFKMMYSIYHPILMMTSRQCFFQQTVGCKKPRIDASCMLSCKKETTVTNVKGISFAIDKQKGGYPSIYNHEQFLNMDIVTDYADKFDEFMIDLTDIGSGDKEKLDKAVLLAHFQDLISGKTQAADQLNHMVKVKTRQQYVEGLNS from the coding sequence ATGAGTAGAAAGATTGAACTATTAGCCCCAGGCGGTGATGTAAACGCGGTAAAAGCCGCCATTGTAGCCGGTGCTAATGCGGTTTATTGTGGGTTAGATACCTTTAATGCACGTAACCGAGCGTCTAATCTTTCGTTTGATGAGCTTAACGGCGCACTTCGCCTAGCCCATGAATACGGCTGTGAGATTTTTTTAACGCTAAATGTAGTTATATTAGAGCACGAAATGGGTGCGCTATTTAAGCTATTAAACCAGCTAGTAAATACCACGCTCGACGGCATTATTGTGCAAGATTTAGGGTTGTTCAATATTGTTAAAAAACACTTTCCTACTTTACATATTCACGCATCAACTCAGTTAACTACACATAACGAATCACAAGTTGAGTTTTTAGCGCGCATTGGCGCTACACGTGTAAATTTATCGCGCGAGCTTAACTTAACTGAAATTAAAATACTGACCGACGTAGCGCATAAATGCGACGTATTAACCGAAGTATTTGTGCACGGCGCATTATGTATTGCGTTTTCAGGGCAATGTTACTCAAGCTCGGTAAGTGTGGGTAACTCGGGTAACCGTGGTCGCTGCTCGCAAGCATGTCGTGACGAATACGAGCCAACGGCGATGGGTAACAAACATCCGTTAAACTTAAAAGACAATTCAGCTTATTTTGACCTACCAGAGCTGGTAGCCGCAGGTGTTGATTCGTTAAAGGTAGAAGGCCGTATTAAAGGCGCTAACTACGTACATACGGTTATTGATAGCTGGCGCAAACAAATAGACACGTTTGTGCAAACCGGTAACCTAATTGAAGACGACTCAAGCTTGTATAAAGTATTTAACCGTAACTTTACTAATAAGTTTTTAACCGGCGACATGACCAAAAACATGTTTACCGATAACCCGCGCGACCATAGTTTTGATCACGCAAATGAAAAAAACAACGCAATTTCGGTCGTGCAAATTTACGATGCACAGCAAGAGCTTTCTACTCAAAAAAGTGAAATTGATTCGTTAGTTAAAAAGAAAATTGAATTTTTAGATATTTCAAAGCGCGAGCTTACATTAGAATTTACAGGGCAATTAAATCAGCCATTCACTGTAAACATAATTATTGAAGATAAAAACGATATTACGCTTTCGAATAAAAACGAAAAAGAGCCCCTACGCTTTGAAGTTCAATCGCAAATGCCTATGCAAACCGCCGATAAATCGGTTGTTGATATTGCTGCTATTGATAAACGTTTTAAAAGCTTTAGTAATGCTAATTTTGAAATTAAAAATATGGATTACTCAAACTTAGGCAATAACTTAAGCATTCCGTTTAAAGAGCTCGCCCGTATTAAAAAGCAAGTCGCGTTTTTATTAAACGAAGGTAAAGACGTACTCGCCCCTGTTGAACTGCCTAAATTGGTGAATCACGAAAAAGCAGATAAAAACAAAACAACACTCTCCATTTTAATATCGGACATAAAAGACGTTCACCTATGTGATTTAACAGATGGCGATGTTTACTTTAAATTACCTGAGAGCTTTAGAACCGATAACGATAAATACATCAACGTATTTTTAGAGCACCCGCAGTTAATTCCGTGGTTCCCGGCGGTATTAATTGGTAAAGATTTTGAAGAAGCAGTGCGTTTGCTCGAGGTTGTAAAACCTAAGCTTATTATTAGTAACAACACAGGCGTAGCATTTAAAGCAGTGCAAATGGGTCTTGACTGGATTGCAGGTCCGTTGTTAAACACTACAAACTCTTATGCGTTACTAACACTACAAGAAGATTTAAACGCAAAAGGCGCGTTTATTTCAAACGAAATAAACAAACCACAAATGCGTAATATTAAACGCCCTAACAACTTTAAAATGATGTACAGCATTTATCATCCAATACTAATGATGACCAGCCGACAATGTTTTTTCCAGCAAACCGTTGGCTGTAAAAAACCACGTATTGACGCAAGCTGTATGTTGAGCTGTAAAAAAGAAACAACCGTTACCAATGTTAAAGGCATTAGCTTTGCTATTGATAAACAAAAAGGCGGCTACCCGAGCATTTATAACCACGAGCAATTTTTAAATATGGATATTGTGACCGATTACGCTGACAAGTTTGACGAGTTTATGATTGATTTAACCGACATTGGCTCAGGCGATAAAGAAAAACTCGATAAAGCCGTGTTACTTGCGCATTTTCAGGATTTAATTAGCGGGAAAACACAAGCAGCTGATCAGTTAAATCACATGGTAAAAGTAAAAACACGTCAGCAATATGTTGAAGGCTTAAACAGCTAA
- a CDS encoding glutathione S-transferase — translation MTLPLLYSLQHCPYAMRARMGILMAEQHVLLRAIKTKNKPPHLLQISPKGTVPVLLLPNNQVIDESLDIMLWALKQNDPYNLLHTQDPLALERMLELIKLNDTQFKPVLEKYKFYARTKDMAQIYYQKACEEFIKQFEVKLTTHKYLMGDEKSLADYALLPFIRQFARVDKHWYLQSEYTHVRAWLNEFLHAPMFTKVMTKFDLYMDCGEEFLYGVKKP, via the coding sequence ATGACATTGCCATTATTATATTCATTACAACACTGCCCATACGCAATGCGTGCACGAATGGGTATTTTAATGGCAGAGCAACACGTGCTACTACGCGCTATAAAAACTAAAAATAAGCCACCGCATCTTTTGCAAATATCGCCAAAAGGTACAGTGCCTGTTTTATTATTGCCGAATAATCAAGTTATAGATGAAAGCCTAGATATTATGCTCTGGGCTTTAAAGCAAAACGATCCGTATAATTTACTGCATACTCAAGACCCATTAGCACTTGAGCGCATGCTTGAGTTAATTAAGCTAAACGACACGCAATTTAAACCCGTGCTCGAAAAGTACAAATTTTATGCTCGCACAAAAGACATGGCACAAATTTATTACCAAAAAGCCTGCGAAGAATTTATTAAGCAATTTGAAGTAAAGCTAACCACGCATAAATACTTAATGGGCGATGAAAAAAGTCTAGCCGATTATGCCCTGCTGCCATTTATTAGACAGTTTGCCCGCGTAGATAAACATTGGTACTTACAAAGTGAATACACGCATGTACGCGCATGGTTAAACGAGTTTTTACACGCCCCCATGTTCACCAAAGTTATGACCAAATTTGATTTGTATATGGACTGCGGCGAAGAGTTTTTGTACGGCGTTAAAAAACCTTAA